Proteins co-encoded in one Parus major isolate Abel chromosome 17, Parus_major1.1, whole genome shotgun sequence genomic window:
- the SLC31A1 gene encoding high affinity copper uptake protein 1 isoform X2 — translation MSHHMNSSTLPTSHPPDHHHPSTTASGHGHGSDMMMMAMTFHFSCENVPLLFSGLTINSAGEMAGAFVAVFFLAMFYEGLKIARECLLRKSQVSIRYNSMPVPGPNGTILMETHKTVGQQMLSLPHLLQTVLHIIQVVVSYFLMLIFMTYNGYLCIAVAAGAGTGYFFFSWKKAVVVDITEHCH, via the exons ATGTCTCACCACATGAACAGCTCCACGCTGCCAACCTCGCATCCTCCTGACCATCACCACCCCTCCACCACAGCCTCGGGACACGGTCACGGATCTGACATGATGATGATG GCCATGACTTTCCACTTCAGCTGTGAGAATGTGCCATTGCTGTTCTCTGGACTCACAATCAATTCTGCTGGAG AAATGGCTGGTGCTTTTGTGGCTGTCTTCTTCCTGGCCATGTTTTATGAAGGCCTTAAGATTGCCCGGGAGTGTCTGCTCCGTAAATCCCAAGTCAGCATCCGTTATAACTCCATGCCAGTGCCCGGCCCCAATGGCACCATCCTGATGGAGACACACAAAACCGTGGG CCAGCAGATGCTGAGCTTGCCCCACCTGCTGCAGACTGTGCTGCACATCATCCAGGTGGTGGTCAGCTACTTCCTCATGCTGATCTTCATGACCTACAACGGGTACCTGTGCATCGCCGTGGCCGCGGGAGCGGGCACCGGATACTTcttcttcagctggaaaaaggcAGTGGTGGTGGATATCACAGAGCACTGCCATTAA
- the CDC26 gene encoding anaphase-promoting complex subunit CDC26 → MLRRKPTRLELKLDDIEEFESVRKELESRRKQRDEAEAAAGGEEAAAAIGALGTEHKSREQLINDRIGYKPQPKAGGRTAHFGTFEF, encoded by the exons ATGCTCCGTCGGAAGCCGACGCGGCTGGAGCTGAAGCTGGACGACATCGAGGAGTTCGAGAGCGTCcggaaggagctggag AGCCGCAGGAAGCAGCGGGACGaggcggaggcggcggcgggcggcgaggaggcggcggcggcgatAGGAGCGCTGGGCACGGAGCACAAGAGCCGCGAGCAGCTCATCAATGACCGCATCGGGTACAAGCCGCAGCCCAAGGCCGGCGGTCGCACCGCGCACTTCGGCACCTTCGAGTTCTAA
- the PRPF4 gene encoding U4/U6 small nuclear ribonucleoprotein Prp4 isoform X2: MATARAPAVRTGARPPEPPKAKPAEEGEAPPAKRAPIFYGSLEEKERERLAKGESGLLGKEGMKAAMEAGNINISSGEVFDLEDHMSERQAEVLAEFERRKRARQINVSTDDSEVKACLRALGEPITLFGEGPAERRERLRNILSVVGTDALKKTRKDDDRSKKSKEEYQQTWYHEGPRSLKTARLWLANYSLPRAAKRLEEARLLKEIPEATRTSQRQELHKSLRSLNNFCSQIGDDRPLSYCHFSPNSKLLATACWSGLCKLWSVPDCNLVHTLRGHSTNVGAIVFHPKATVSLDKKDVSLASCAADGSVKLWNLESDEPVADIEGHSMRVARVMWHPSGRFLGTTCYDHSWRLWDLEAQEEILHQEGHSKGVYDIAFHTDGSLAGTGGLDAFGRVWDLRTGRCIMFLEGHLKEIYGINFSPNGYHVATGSGDNTCKVWDLRQRKCIYTIPAHQNLVTGVRFEPNHGNFLLTGAYDNTAKIWTHPGWSPLKTLAGHEGKVMGLDISLDGQLIATCSYDRTFKLWTAE; the protein is encoded by the exons ATGGCCACCGCGCGGGCACCGGCGGTGCGGACCGGGGCCCGGCCCCCCGAG ccccccaaGGCCAAGCCTGCCGAGGAGGGCGAGGCACCCCCGGCCAAGCGAGCGCCCATCTTCTACGGGAGCCTGGAGGAGAAAGAGCGGGAGCGCCTGGCCAAGGGCGAGTCGGGGCTGCTGGGCAAGGAGGGCATGAAGGCTGCCATGGAGGCTGGGAACATCAACATCAGCAGTG GGGAGGTGTTTGACCTCGAGGACCACATGAGTGAGCGCCAGGCCGAGGTGCTGGCAGAGTTTGAGCGCCGCAAACGCGCCCGGCAGATCAACGTGTCCACAGATGACTCCGAGGTCAAGGCCTGCCTGAGGGCCCTGGGCGAGCCCATCACGCTCTTCGGAGAGGGGCCTGCGGAGCGCAGGGAGAG GTTAAGGAACATCCTCTCAGTGGTCGGCACAGATGCGTTAAAAAAGACCAGGAAAGATGATGACAGGTCAAAAAAGTCTAAAGAAGAG TATCAGCAAACCTGGTACCACGAGGGCCCACGCAGTCTGAAAacagccaggctgtggctggCCAACTACTCACTCCCCAG GGCAGCGAAGCGGCTGGAGGAGGCCCGGCTGCTCAAGGAGATTCCTGAGGCCACCAGGACATcccagaggcaggagctgcacaaaTCCCTGCGG TCCTTGAATAACTTCTGCAGTCAGATCGGGGACGATCGCCCGCTGTCGTACTGCCACTTCAGCCCCAACTCCAAACTCCTGGCCACAGCCTGCTG gAGTGGGCTGTGCAAGCTCTGGTCTGTGCCCGACTGCAACCTGGTTCACACCTTGCGAG GACACAGCACCAATGTGGGGGCAATCGTGTTCCACCCCAAGGCCACGGTGTCCCTGGACAAGAAGGATGTCAGCCTCGCCTCGTGTGCAGCCGATGGCTCCGTCAAACTCTGGAACCTGGAAAG cGATGAGCCGGTGGCAGACATCGAGGGACACAGCATGAGAGTGGCCCGTGTGATGTGGCACCCGTCCGGGAGGTTCCTGGGCACCACCTG CTACGATCACTCGTGGCGCCTGTGGGACCTGGAGGCCCAGGAGGAGATCCTGCACCAGGAGGGGCACAGCAAGGGGGTCTACGACATCGCCTTCCACACCGACGGCTccctggctggcacagg AGGCCTGGATGCCTTTGGCCGGGTGTGGGACCTGCGCACGGGCCGCTGTATCATGTTCCTGGAAGGGCACCTGAAGGAGATCTACGGGATCAACTTCTCCCCAAACGG GTACCACGTGGCCACAGGCAGTGGGGACAACACCTGCAAGGTGTGGGACCTGCGGCAGAGGAAGTGCATCTACACCATCCCTGCCCACCAGAACCTGGTCACCGGCGTCAGGTTCGAAC CCAACCACGGGAATTTCCTGCTCACGGGCGCCTACGACAACACGGCCAAGATCTGGACCCACCCTGGCTGGTCCCCGCTGAAGACCCTGGCGGGGCACGAGGGGAAGGTGATGGGCCTGGACATCTCCCTGGATGGACAGCTCATTGCCACCTGCTCCTACGACAGAACCTTCAAGCTCTGGACAGCCGAGTAG
- the PRPF4 gene encoding U4/U6 small nuclear ribonucleoprotein Prp4 isoform X1 — MATARAPAVRTGARPPEPPKAKPAEEGEAPPAKRAPIFYGSLEEKERERLAKGESGLLGKEGMKAAMEAGNINISSGEVFDLEDHMSERQAEVLAEFERRKRARQINVSTDDSEVKACLRALGEPITLFGEGPAERRERLRNILSVVGTDALKKTRKDDDRSKKSKEEYQQTWYHEGPRSLKTARLWLANYSLPRAAKRLEEARLLKEIPEATRTSQRQELHKSLRSLNNFCSQIGDDRPLSYCHFSPNSKLLATACWSGLCKLWSVPDCNLVHTLRGHSTNVGAIVFHPKATVSLDKKDVSLASCAADGSVKLWNLESDEPVADIEGHSMRVARVMWHPSGRFLGTTCYDHSWRLWDLEAQEEILHQEGHSKGVYDIAFHTDGSLAGTGGLDAFGRVWDLRTGRCIMFLEGHLKEIYGINFSPNGYHVATGSGDNTCKVWDLRQRKCIYTIPAHQNLVTGVSQPREFPAHGRLRQHGQDLDPPWLVPAEDPGGARGEGDGPGHLPGWTAHCHLLLRQNLQALDSRVAQRGPVMDWDGDVDDFWLLFYIKEKNRNPICYSSCSHGCCALCLKHQCWPEPFWCLPVTHKPTSSSPSPCHVPQSQSPVLGLTSPPGPVCDRGFQCSERCPLLQGQLCAAAHTEPWLLELELAQGRVWLLQTARPGGPSP; from the exons ATGGCCACCGCGCGGGCACCGGCGGTGCGGACCGGGGCCCGGCCCCCCGAG ccccccaaGGCCAAGCCTGCCGAGGAGGGCGAGGCACCCCCGGCCAAGCGAGCGCCCATCTTCTACGGGAGCCTGGAGGAGAAAGAGCGGGAGCGCCTGGCCAAGGGCGAGTCGGGGCTGCTGGGCAAGGAGGGCATGAAGGCTGCCATGGAGGCTGGGAACATCAACATCAGCAGTG GGGAGGTGTTTGACCTCGAGGACCACATGAGTGAGCGCCAGGCCGAGGTGCTGGCAGAGTTTGAGCGCCGCAAACGCGCCCGGCAGATCAACGTGTCCACAGATGACTCCGAGGTCAAGGCCTGCCTGAGGGCCCTGGGCGAGCCCATCACGCTCTTCGGAGAGGGGCCTGCGGAGCGCAGGGAGAG GTTAAGGAACATCCTCTCAGTGGTCGGCACAGATGCGTTAAAAAAGACCAGGAAAGATGATGACAGGTCAAAAAAGTCTAAAGAAGAG TATCAGCAAACCTGGTACCACGAGGGCCCACGCAGTCTGAAAacagccaggctgtggctggCCAACTACTCACTCCCCAG GGCAGCGAAGCGGCTGGAGGAGGCCCGGCTGCTCAAGGAGATTCCTGAGGCCACCAGGACATcccagaggcaggagctgcacaaaTCCCTGCGG TCCTTGAATAACTTCTGCAGTCAGATCGGGGACGATCGCCCGCTGTCGTACTGCCACTTCAGCCCCAACTCCAAACTCCTGGCCACAGCCTGCTG gAGTGGGCTGTGCAAGCTCTGGTCTGTGCCCGACTGCAACCTGGTTCACACCTTGCGAG GACACAGCACCAATGTGGGGGCAATCGTGTTCCACCCCAAGGCCACGGTGTCCCTGGACAAGAAGGATGTCAGCCTCGCCTCGTGTGCAGCCGATGGCTCCGTCAAACTCTGGAACCTGGAAAG cGATGAGCCGGTGGCAGACATCGAGGGACACAGCATGAGAGTGGCCCGTGTGATGTGGCACCCGTCCGGGAGGTTCCTGGGCACCACCTG CTACGATCACTCGTGGCGCCTGTGGGACCTGGAGGCCCAGGAGGAGATCCTGCACCAGGAGGGGCACAGCAAGGGGGTCTACGACATCGCCTTCCACACCGACGGCTccctggctggcacagg AGGCCTGGATGCCTTTGGCCGGGTGTGGGACCTGCGCACGGGCCGCTGTATCATGTTCCTGGAAGGGCACCTGAAGGAGATCTACGGGATCAACTTCTCCCCAAACGG GTACCACGTGGCCACAGGCAGTGGGGACAACACCTGCAAGGTGTGGGACCTGCGGCAGAGGAAGTGCATCTACACCATCCCTGCCCACCAGAACCTGGTCACCGGCGTCAG CCAACCACGGGAATTTCCTGCTCACGGGCGCCTACGACAACACGGCCAAGATCTGGACCCACCCTGGCTGGTCCCCGCTGAAGACCCTGGCGGGGCACGAGGGGAAGGTGATGGGCCTGGACATCTCCCTGGATGGACAGCTCATTGCCACCTGCTCCTACGACAGAACCTTCAAGCTCTGGACAGCCGAGTAGCTCAGAGGGGGCCGGTTATGGACTGGGATGGGGATGTTGATGACTTCTGGttacttttttatattaaagaaaaaaataggaatcCAATATGttacagcagctgcagtcatggctgctgtgctttgtgtttgaAGCACCAGTGTTGGCCCGAGCCTTTCTGGTGCCTCCCTGTCACTCACAAACCaaccagcagctcccccagcccttgTCACGTCCCACAGTCTCAGAGCCCCGTGCTGGGGCTCACATCCCCTCCTGGGCCAGTCTGTGACAGGGGCTTCCAGTGCTCAGAACGCTGCCCTCTCCTCCAgggccagctctgtgctgcagctcacacAGAGCCGTGGCTGCTGGAGttggagctggcacagggcagggtctggctgctgcagacagcaagGCCAGGGGGCCCGAGCCCTTGA
- the BSPRY gene encoding B box and SPRY domain-containing protein: MARAERLRNKLVERCERLQLQSAAIARHVDEVLPAKDQGVLSAASAARELVIQRLLLVGKACENEEQQLLERVHAEEERAHQSILTQQLHWTEALHKLGALRTYLVDMITNLDDQGLLRAEQEIFERTEVAEGILEPQESLKLNFNQTCVQSPLLHRLWACAVLCCLTGSQEIHIDEKTLSPHLSLSEDKRTLTFSPKKAKVDSDCPERFDHWPNALATAPFHSGVCAWKVRVEQSCAYKLGVCYSSVPRKGSANEGRLGFNAASWVFSRYDKEFRFLHAGQPQPVELIKAPAEIGVLLDFAGGELLFYDPDSCAILFSHHQAFLEPVYPVFAVAHQSISLVL; this comes from the exons ATGGCCCGGGCCGAGCGGCTGAGG AACAAGCTGGTGGAGCGCTGCGAGcggctccagctgcagagcgCGGCCATCGCCCGGCACGTGGATGAGGTGCTGCCTGCCAAAGACCAGGGAGTCCTG AGCGCGGCCAGCGCGGCGCGGGAGCTAGTGATCCAGAGGCTGCTCCTCGTGGGGAAGGCCTGTGAGAacgaggagcagcagctgctggagagggtccaTGCCGAGGAGGAGCGGGCACACCAGAGCATCctcacccagcagctgcactggaCAGAGGCTCTGCACAAGCTGGGTGCTCTCCGCACCTACCTGGTGGACATGATCACCAACCTGGATGACCAGGGCCTGCTG CGTGCAGAACAAGAGATCTTCGAGAG GACGGAGGTGGCAGAGGGAATCTTGGAGCCACAGGAGTCCCTGAAGTTAAACTTTAATCAGACCTGTGTCCAGAGTCCACTGCTGCATCGCCTGTgggcctgtgctgtgctctgctgcctcaCAG GCTCACAGGAGATTCACATCGATGAGAAAACCCTGAGCCCCCACCTCAGCCTGTCAGAAGACAAGAGAACCCTGACCTTCAGCCCCAAGAAAGCAAAGGTGGACTCTGACTGCCCCGAGCGGTTTGACCACTGGCCCAACGCTTTGGCCACTGCACCTTTCCACTCGGGGGTCTGTGCCTGGAAGGTCagagtggagcagagctgtgcctaCAAGCTGGGGGTTTGCTACAGCTCCGTGCCCAGGAAGGGCTCTGCCAACGAAGGCCGCCTGGGCTTCAACGCTGCCTCCTGGGTGTTCTCACGCTACGACAAAGAATTCCGGTTCCTGCACgcggggcagccccagcccgtGGAGCTGATCAAGGCCCCGGCAGAGATCGGGGTCCTGCTGGACTTTGCAGGGGGGGAGCTGCTCTTCTACGACCCCGACTCCTGCGCCATCCTTTTCTCCCACCACCAGGCCTTCCTGGAGCCCGTCTACCCCGTCTTTGCCGTGGCACACCAGAGCATCTCGCTGGTGCTGTGA
- the HDHD3 gene encoding haloacid dehalogenase-like hydrolase domain-containing protein 3: protein MLRLRLLTWDVKDTLLRLRQPVGQSYAAEARAQGLQVQPEALGRSFREVYGAQSRRFPNYGHGQGLSSRQWWLDVVKQSFRLSGVQDEAALTKLAEKLYRDYCSPHNWELLPGAAETLSRCRQLGFCMGVVSNFDSRLEAILSQCKLRQHFQFVLTSEAAGFAKPDRRIFEQALRLGGARPEQAAHIGDDYSRDYRAARAAGMHSFLLRAAEHGQGPRVPPEHLLPTLGHLLARIEKE from the coding sequence ATGCTCCGGCTGCGCCTGCTGACCTGGGATGTGAAGGACACTCTGCTGCGGCTGCGGCAGCCCGTGGGCCAGAGCTACGCGGCCGAGGCGCGggcccaggggctgcaggtgcagcCCGAGGCTCTGGGGCGCTCCTTCCGTGAGGTGTACGGGGCCCAGAGCCGGCGCTTCCCCAACTACGGCCACGGCCAGGGGCTCAGCTCCCGGCAGTGGTGGCTGGATGTGGTCAAACAGAGCTTCAGGCTCTCGGGCGTGCAGGACGAGGCAGCCCTGACGAAGCTGGCGGAAAAGCTCTACCGCGATTACTGCAGCCCCCAcaactgggagctgctgcccggGGCCGCCGAGACCCTGAGCCGGTGTCGCCAGCTCGGCTTCTGCATGGGAGTCGTCTCCAACTTCGACAGCCGGCTGGAAGCCATCCTCTCGCAGTGCAAGCTGCGGCAGCACTTCCAGTTCGTGCTCACCTCCGAGGCCGCGGGTTTCGCCAAGCCGGACCGGAGGATCTTCGAGCAGGCGCTGCGGCTCGGCGGGGCCCGGCCCGAGCAGGCGGCTCACATCGGGGATGATTACAGCAGGGACTACCGGGCAGCCCGGGCTGCGGGCATGCACAGCTTCCTGCTGAGGGCTGCTGAGCACGGCCAGGGGCCGCGGGTGCCCCCCGAGCACCTCCTGCCCACGCTCGGCCACCTCCTGGCTCGCATCGAGAAGGAGTAG
- the ALAD gene encoding delta-aminolevulinic acid dehydratase, whose product MQADSVLHSGYFHPVLRSWQCTATTFDASNLIYPIFVTDSPDAVEPIPSLPGQARYGVNKLEGMLRPLVEDGLKCVLIFGVPSKVHKDVRGSAADAEGTPAIQAIRKICSTFPELLIACDVCLCPYTSHGHCGILREDGTIQNELSCQRLAEVALAYAKAGCHIVAPSDMMDGRIAAIKQALISNDLGNKVSVMSYSAKFASCFYGPFRDAALSKPAFGDRRCYQLPPGARGLAMRAVDRDVREGADMLMVKPGMPYLDLVRDVKARHPTHPLAVYHVSGEFAMLWHGAQAGAFSLEAAVQEAITAFRRAGADIIITYFTPQLLRWLREAPGRH is encoded by the exons ATGCAGGCAGACTCTGTTCTCCACAGTGGCTACTTCCACCCCGTGCTGCGCTCCTGGCAGTGCACGGCCACCACCTTCGATGCCTCCAACCTCATCTATCCCATTTTTGTCAC TGACAGCCCTGATGCCGTGGAGCCAATTCCCAGCCTTCCTGGACAAGCCAG GTACGGAGTGAACAAGCTGGAGGGGATGCTGCGGCCCCTTGTCGAAGATGGCCTCAAGTGTGTGCTCATCTTTGGGGTTCCCAGCAAGGTCCACAAG GATGTGaggggctctgctgctgatgcCGAGGGCACTCCTGCCATCCAGGCCATCAGGAAGATCTGCTCCACCTTCCCGGAGCTGCTGATTGCCTGCGATGTCTGCCTGTGCCCCTACACCTCGCACGGGCACTGTG GCATCCTGCGTGAGGACGGCACCATCCAGAACGAGCTCAGCTGCCAGCGGCTGGCGGAGGTGGCGCTGGCTTATGCCAAAGCAG gctgccACATCGTGGCCCCCTCGGACATGATGGACGGGCGCATTGCAGCCATCAAACAGGCGCTGATCTCCAACGACCTGGGCAACAAG gtCTCAGTGATGAGCTACAGTGCCAAGTTTGCTTCGTGCTTCTACGGCCCCTTCAG ggACGCAGCACTGTCCAAACCTGCCTTCGGGGACCGGCGCTGTTACCAGCTGCCCCCGGGGGCACGGGGCCTGGCCATGCGTGCTGTG GACCGGGACGTGCGGGAAGGTGCAGACATGCTGATGGTAAAGCCGGGGATGCCCTACCTGGACCTCGTGAGGGACGTGAAGGCTCGG CACCCCACACACCCGCTGGCCGTGTACCACGTCTCGGGGGAGTTCGCCATGCTGTGGCACGGGGCGCAGGCCGGCGCCTTCAGCCTGGAGGCGGCGGTGCAGGAGGCGATCACGGCCTTCAGGCGCGCAG GGGCCGACATCATCATCACCTACTTCACACCGCAGCTGCTGCGCTGGCTGCGGGAGGCGCCGGGCCGGCACTGA